The nucleotide sequence GCTGATGTTGACCGGGCTGATAACACCGCAGTTTTTAAGCACGTTCTTGACCTGCTTTTTGAAAAAGGGATGATCGTTAAGATACGGAATGTTTTCCCAGCCCTGATCCTCGCCGTGGTACTGCCCCAGCGTCATTTCCGGCGTTACGCCGCCGCTGAAAACCGCGTCAAGCAGGGCGGGAACCCTGTCGGCCGTAATTTTATGGAAAGCAATGCGGTTTCTGCCCGGCAGCCACACGTCCACAAGCGGTTCCATGGCGCAGAACCCCACACAGCCCACCTCAACCACTTCGGCGGCGATTTTCCTGTCCGCCAGATATTTCCTGACCGCCTCCAGAGTCCGGCCCGCGCCGGTGGCGAGCCCGCAGGTGCCCGCACCCACCAGAATCATCGGAACGGAAGGCTTGCGCTCCCTGAAAACCTCTTCGATATCGGCGGCGGACAGACGCTTTAAAAACGCGTCCTTTATTCCAGCCGGCAGACAGTTCAGGCCGTCTTTATACGCTTTATCAATCGCCGCCATATCATTTCCCTCCCTGTTTGTACTGCGCTACCAGCCTGTCCAGCGAGTCAGGCGTCATCTTGGCGTGAAATTCGCCGTTGATGCTGACCACCGGCGCCAGCCCGCACGCGCCTATGCAGGCGACCACCTCGATGCTGAACTGGCCGTCTTTCGTCGTTTCTCCGGCTTTGATGCCAAGAAGCTGCTCAAGCCTCTCCAGCACGCCCAGCGAACCCTTGACGTGGCAGGCGGTGCCCCGGCATAAGAGGATATGGTTCCTGCCCTTGGGCGAAAAACTGAACTGGTTATAAAAAGTAGCCACCCCGTAAATCTTGCTTACGGGCACGTTCAGATATTCCGACGCGGCTATCATGTTCTCGCGCGACAGGTAGCCGAAAGTTTCCTGAAATTCCTGCAACACGGGTATGAGCATGTTGCGCTCGCCCGCGGGATATCTGCTGAGTATTTCTTTAGTTTCCGTTTTCACTGTAGTATCACCTTTGCTGCACACGTTATAGTCTGGCGGCCGCCAGGCGGCACGCCTTTTATAAATTGTTGGAAAAATACGCGGTCTTTTCGATCGCGGTGGTAATATCTATGTTTTCCAGATAAATGCCCTCGCGCACGGCGACGCTCGCCGGGGCGAAGTTAACTATGCCTCGGATGCCCGCGGCGGTCATCGCGTCAGCGGTGCGCTGGGCGTCATCCGCCGGAACGGAGATGATGCCAAGCGTTATCCCTTTTTCCTTCACCACTTCGGACAAACGCTCCGGCGGATAGCACTTGCAGCCGGAAATAACGCGATCCGCCTTGTCCGGGTCGGAATCGAAGGCCGCCACAATCGCTATGTTCGGCCGCCGCTTGGCGAAATATGAAAGCACCGCCCGCCCCAGATTGCCCACCCCGACTATTGCCACATTCACTTTCTGCGGCACCAGCCGCGACTCAATCTCTGCCAGAAACTCTTCTATTTTGTACCCCTTCTGCGGCCGCCCGTTTATCTGAAGACGCATTATATCCCGCCTAACCTGTTCCGGCGAAATATCCGCCGCGCTCGCCAGTTCATGCGAAAAAACATTTTCACGGCCCTCCTGACGAGCCTGCAAAAGAAACTGCCGGTACTTCAGCAACCGACTGACTTCACGACAGGAGATCTTCTCACCCATACTGTTTTCCCCGTGCTCCATACCAAATTCAACATTCGTTATTTTGCAAACAAACCAGCTTCACGGTCTTGTTACTTTATAAACGATTATTGATATTATAAACAAATTACAGTTGATTTTCAATGGTTTACTGATTTTCACTGTACTTTTACAGGAATAATATTTTCGGCTAAAATACTGTTCGTTTTATTATCACGAATTTACAACGGCGGCTCGTTATTTTATTAACGTAACTACCGAAAACACCCCGATGGCACCAAAACCGGGTAACGGCTTTATTTTTTGAAAGCGGATTTCCTTTAAATGCCGTAACAATTAAGGTAATATATACATATGAACAGGATAATGGCGTTTGCTCTTGCCGTAATTTCCCTTTCCGGCTGCGCAGCGCCCGGGAAAATGTCCGCCGCAACAGCATCGGTCGCCAAACCGATACGGGTAGGTGTCTATCAAAACAAACCCGCCGTTTTCATTCTGCCTGATGGCAGCGTCGGCGGACTTTCCATCGCGCCGCTTATCGCCGCGGCAAAAGCTAACAACTGGAACCTTCAATTTGAAGAATGTTACTGGGCGCAATGCCTTATGCTTCTGGAAACCGGCGGCATGGACCTGATGGTTGATATCGCCTATACTCCGGAGCGGGCCAAACTGTACGATTTTTCCCATGAACCGGTTTTTCTGACCTGGGGCCAGTTATATCAGAAGCCCGGAGCCGGACTTGATACCCTCGCCGCGCTTAAAGGAAAAACCGTGGCCGCGCTCGCCAACGATGTGCACAATATCGGGCCGGACGGAATCCGGAAAATGCTGGCTGACGCCGGCGTAAACTGTGAAATCGCTGAAACCGAGTCTTATCTGGACGCTTTCTCCGCGGCAGCTTCCGGCAAAGCCGACGCCGCCATGGTGCCCAGCATGTGGGGCGCGGAAAACGCACGCACATTCGGGCTGGAACCGGCGGGGATCCGTACCGGCTCGAAGGAAATCCGTTATGCCGCGCGCAAGGGAACAGATCCCGCCATTCTGACCGCCATAGACAAAATCCTCAAAACCAATTCAACAACAGCCAGGGGGAATCCGCAAAATGACCGCTAAAACCGTTGTGACCGATTATAAAGTAAAAGATATTTCGCTTGCCGCCTGGGGCCGCCGGGAAATTGAAGTGGCCCAGCATGAAATGCCGGGCCTTATGGCGATCCGCGCCAAATATGCGGCGGCCAGACCGCTTGAGGGCGCGCGGATCATGGGCTCGCTGCACATGACAATCCAGACCGCCGTGCTCATCGAAACGCTCCACGCGCTGGGTGCGCAGGTGCGCTGGGCAAGCTGCAACATTTTTTCCACACAGGATCACGCCGCCGCGGCTATCGCGGAGGCCGGCATTCCGGTTTTCGCCTGGAAAGGCGAAACCCTCGAGGAATACTGGCGCTGCACCGCACGGGCTCTTGATTTCGACGGAAAAGGCCCGCACCTGATAGTGGACGACGGCGGCGACGCGACGATGATGATCCATAAAGGCTGCGAAGCGGAAAAAAATCCCGCCTCGCTCGACTGCGAAGCTGCCGGCGAGGATGAAATTGAACTCATTAAATATCTCAAGGCCGAACTGAAACGCAATCCGCAGCGCTGGACAAAAGCGGCCAAAGAAGTGCGCGGCGTATCCGAAGAAACCACAACCGGCGTGCACCGGCTGTATCAGATGATGGAGCAGGGCAAACTGCTGTTCCCGGCGATCAACGTAAACGACTCTGTCACCAAATCAAAGTTCGATAATCTCTACGGCTGCCGCGAATCGCTGGCCGACGGCATCAAGCGCGCGACTGACGTTATGGTGGCGGGCAAAGTTGTTGTCGTGTGCGGCTACGGCGACGTGGGCAAAGGCTGCGCCAAAGCGATGCGCGGGCTTGGCGCGCGTGTGATCGTGACCGAAATTGATCCCATCTGCGCGCTTCAGGCCGCGATGGAAGGCTATGAAATCACTACCGTGGAAGACACGCTGGGCCGGGGCGACATTTATGTGACCACCACCGGCAACTGCGATGTCATACGGGTTGAGCATATGCTCGGAATGAAAGACCAGGCCATCGTCTGCAATATCGGGCATTTTGACAATGAAATACAGGTGGGCAAACTGAACGCGGCAAAGGGCGTGAAAATCGTGGAAATCAAGCCGCAGGTGGACAAATATATCCTGCCCGGCGGCAATGAACTGTTTATTCTGGCGAAAGGACGGCTGGTCAACCTCGGCTGCGCCATGGGGCACCCGTCGTTCGTGATGAGCAATTCTTTCTCAAACCAGACGCTCGCCCAGCTGGATCTGTGGCAGAAAGATTACAAGACGGGCGTGTACCGGCTGTCGAAGGAGCTGGACGAGGAAGTTGCGCGCCTGCATCTTGAAAAAATAGGCGTGAAACTCACCAGGCTCACGCCCGAACAGGCCGCCTATCTCGGCGTAAACCCCGCCGGGCCCTACAAGCCGGAACATTACCGGTATTAGCGGCCGGCATGGCCTTTAAACAAAAAGGAACTCTCCGGCCGGAGAGTTCCTTTTTGTTACCGGACTGAAATCCTTATTTATAAACCACGAAAGTGTTCAGCATTTTGTCATGCAGCCCCTGCTTATATCGGGTGAAACCGGGCATGCATATAACCACTATTCCCGCGATGGCGACCGGTAACACGATTAACGGATGAACGGCTTTTGAAAGAAACAGCGCCGTTCCGTAAACGAGCGGGAACACCGCCGCGATCAGAAAATACCGCATAAAAGCGCGCCCGAACGACAAACGCCCTCCCGTCGCGCCGATCACCTGTATTTTAAGAAGCATTTTGCCGGGCGTGGCCATTTTATCCGAGCTGTCAAAAAGAGTGAAATACAAGGCGCTTGCAACAAATGACACGAGCGACGGCACCCCCGTGAATTTCAACACCACTTCAACAATCAGCAGGATGATGCCGTCTATCACGCTGGCTACGAACCGGCTGTTTAATGTGGCATAGCGCACGGCATTGGCCGTTTCGGGTTCGCTCTGCGCGACAAAAGCGGAAAAATCCGGAACCGGCGCAATCGAATCGGGAATCTGCTCTGGCAAATCCGGCTGCGGCAACTCGGCAGGCGGCAATTGAGCCTCAAGAGGCTGGCCGGCGGGCCGTTCCGGGGCCTGATTGCCCGGCAAATCAACCGACTGGCCGGCCTGCGGATTCTGCGGCCCGGCCGGTTTTATTTTCGGAAACCACTCTTCCGGCGGCAACGCTTGCGGCGACTGAGAGCCGCCCGACTGGCCCGGAGTCATGTCCTGCGGATCGAAATTCAACTGGTTATTGTTTTCCGGCATGAGATCTCCCTGAGGCAGCCATATTGCATGGCGTTTCATAAATTATAGCATAGTCGCCCTTGATAAACCCCGCCAAAACCGCTAGAATTGAATGGTAAATTATGCCGGACTGCATCTTCTGTAAAATAGCCGCCGGACAAGTCCAGTCGCGTATGGTATACGAGACGGAGGATATTGTCGCATTCGCCGACCTCAACCCTCAGGCGCCGACCCATATCCTTATTATTCCGGTAAAACACATCGCAAAACTTACCGCCGCGGAACCGGCCGAGCTGGAACTGCTGGGCAAACTGCAGCTCGCCGCCGCGGCAATAGCAAAGCAGTTCGGAATAAAAGATTTCCGGCTCGTCACCAATAACGGCAGGGGCGCGGGCCAGTCGGTTGACCACCTGCATTACCATCTGCTGGCCGGCAGGCGGATGAACTGGCCTCCGGGCTGACCGCCGCAGATTTTGTTGCAAATAATTTAAGGCAAAAAAGGCAGGTGATCGAGAGTGGTTTTCATTAAAGTGAGAGATGGCGAATCGTTGGAAGAAGCCCTTAAGCGCTTTAAACGTGAATGCGAGAAGAACGGCATTCTGAAAGAAATCAAACGCCGCGAGTTTTACCAGACCCCGAGCGTAAAGCGCAAATTGAAATCACAGGAAGCCCAGCGCAAGATGCGCCGGGCCAAACGCCGCCGTTATTAATACGGCCAATCAAAACGCGGACAGCCGCCCTTGCCGGACAAGCGGGGCGGTTGTCTGCCTGTAATTTTACGGTAAATGGCGCAAAACAGCCAGATTGAAACGATCCGGGAACGGGTTGACATCGTTGATGTCATCCGGGAATATGTGCCGTCGCTTAAAAAAGCGGGGCGCACCTATAAAGCGAGATGCCCGTTCCATAACGAGAAAACCCCCTCCTTCACGGTCAATCAGGACAAGGGGATGTTCTATTGTTTCGGCTGCCAGTCGGGCGGTGACGTTTTCGCGTTCGTGATGAAGATCGAAAACATCCCGTTCAACGAGGCCGCAGAAAAACTGGCGAAACGGGCGGGAATAGAATGGCAGCAGGACAGCCGCACGCTCGGCCCGGAACAGAAAGAGCGGCTGGAAATCAAAAAAACGCTGGATTTTGCGGCCGGTTTTTTTCATAAAACGCTGCTTGAAACCGCAGCGGCCGGGCCGGCGCGGGACTATCTGGCGAAACGCGGCCTGACCCGCGAAACGACCGGAAAATTCATGCTCGGCTATGCGCCGGGCACGGCAACCGCCCTGGCGAACGCCGCGAAAAAAGCCGGCTACTCCGCACAGCAGCTGCATAAAGCCGGTCTGGTTTCAGCCGCGGAAACCGGCTCGCGGGACTATTTCCGCGACCGGGTAATATTTCCGATAACAGACCAGCGCGGCGATACCGTCGCGTTCGGCGGGCGGGTGATGGGTGACGGCCAGCCCAAATACCTGAATTCGCCGGAAACGGCCGTTTTCGTAAAAAGCCGCGTGCTGTACGGGCTGAATCTCGCGGCGCAGCCGATCCGCAGGACCGGACGGGCCGTTCTGCTGGAAGGCTATATGGACGTGATCGCCTGCCACCAGCACGGCGCGGATTACACCGTGGCGCCACTGGGCACTTCGCTGGGCGAAGGTCACGCCGCGCTGCTTAAACGCTACGCGTCGGAAGCGGTGGTGCTGTTTGACGGAGATTCCGCCGGCATCCGCGCCGCGCTCCGCGCGGGCCGGATCCTGACAGCGGCGGGGATTTACACGAAGATCTCGCTGCTGCCCGACGGGCAGGACCCGGACGATTACGTCAGGGCGCACGGCAAAGACGGGCTTGAAAAACTGCTCGCGCGGGCGGTTGACGTGGCGGCGTTTCATACGCAGCTGGCTCTGGCGGAAGTGAAGAAACCGCTTTCTCCGGTTGACAAAACCCGGCTGGCGGATCTGCTTGCCGAAACCGTGGCGATGCAGCCGGACGAGATAGTGCGCGCGGAATGGCTGCGCGACACGGCGGAAAAAATAGGCGTGTCGGAAAACCTGTTCGCCAAACGGGTTCGGGAAGTCAAAGGCGGAGCGTCCGCGCCCGAACGCGAGGGGAAAACAGCCGCGCCGGAAGAACTGCCGAACCCGCCGGCCGAAGAACGCGACCTGGTGCGCCATCTGCTGCGGCACCCGGAACTCATACGGCTGGCGGATGAACGGACAGAGGAGGAATTTTCCTCCCGCTCCGCCTGGGCGGCGCTTGCGGAACTTAGAATTCTGCTGGATGACGGAGTGGCGCAGGCCGCGCTGGTTACGGAACTTGCGGCGCGCCGGCCGGAACTGGGGAAATGGCTGTTCAGCCTGGCGGTTGAAGAATTTCCCGCGAGCGCGACGCCGGCGCGTGAGATCGCCGCCTGCGCCGAAATGATCAAACGCGCCCATTTAAGCCGCCGGTACAGGGAAATCACCGGCCGGCTTTTACAGCTGCAAAAAACGGGCGAACAGCCGCCCGCGGAACTTTTGAGAGAGCA is from Elusimicrobiaceae bacterium and encodes:
- a CDS encoding (2Fe-2S) ferredoxin domain-containing protein, whose protein sequence is MAAIDKAYKDGLNCLPAGIKDAFLKRLSAADIEEVFRERKPSVPMILVGAGTCGLATGAGRTLEAVRKYLADRKIAAEVVEVGCVGFCAMEPLVDVWLPGRNRIAFHKITADRVPALLDAVFSGGVTPEMTLGQYHGEDQGWENIPYLNDHPFFKKQVKNVLKNCGVISPVNIS
- the nuoE gene encoding NADH-quinone oxidoreductase subunit NuoE, translated to MKTETKEILSRYPAGERNMLIPVLQEFQETFGYLSRENMIAASEYLNVPVSKIYGVATFYNQFSFSPKGRNHILLCRGTACHVKGSLGVLERLEQLLGIKAGETTKDGQFSIEVVACIGACGLAPVVSINGEFHAKMTPDSLDRLVAQYKQGGK
- a CDS encoding redox-sensing transcriptional repressor Rex encodes the protein MGEKISCREVSRLLKYRQFLLQARQEGRENVFSHELASAADISPEQVRRDIMRLQINGRPQKGYKIEEFLAEIESRLVPQKVNVAIVGVGNLGRAVLSYFAKRRPNIAIVAAFDSDPDKADRVISGCKCYPPERLSEVVKEKGITLGIISVPADDAQRTADAMTAAGIRGIVNFAPASVAVREGIYLENIDITTAIEKTAYFSNNL
- a CDS encoding transporter substrate-binding domain-containing protein, whose product is MNRIMAFALAVISLSGCAAPGKMSAATASVAKPIRVGVYQNKPAVFILPDGSVGGLSIAPLIAAAKANNWNLQFEECYWAQCLMLLETGGMDLMVDIAYTPERAKLYDFSHEPVFLTWGQLYQKPGAGLDTLAALKGKTVAALANDVHNIGPDGIRKMLADAGVNCEIAETESYLDAFSAAASGKADAAMVPSMWGAENARTFGLEPAGIRTGSKEIRYAARKGTDPAILTAIDKILKTNSTTARGNPQNDR
- the ahcY gene encoding adenosylhomocysteinase; protein product: MTAKTVVTDYKVKDISLAAWGRREIEVAQHEMPGLMAIRAKYAAARPLEGARIMGSLHMTIQTAVLIETLHALGAQVRWASCNIFSTQDHAAAAIAEAGIPVFAWKGETLEEYWRCTARALDFDGKGPHLIVDDGGDATMMIHKGCEAEKNPASLDCEAAGEDEIELIKYLKAELKRNPQRWTKAAKEVRGVSEETTTGVHRLYQMMEQGKLLFPAINVNDSVTKSKFDNLYGCRESLADGIKRATDVMVAGKVVVVCGYGDVGKGCAKAMRGLGARVIVTEIDPICALQAAMEGYEITTVEDTLGRGDIYVTTTGNCDVIRVEHMLGMKDQAIVCNIGHFDNEIQVGKLNAAKGVKIVEIKPQVDKYILPGGNELFILAKGRLVNLGCAMGHPSFVMSNSFSNQTLAQLDLWQKDYKTGVYRLSKELDEEVARLHLEKIGVKLTRLTPEQAAYLGVNPAGPYKPEHYRY
- a CDS encoding RDD family protein codes for the protein MPENNNQLNFDPQDMTPGQSGGSQSPQALPPEEWFPKIKPAGPQNPQAGQSVDLPGNQAPERPAGQPLEAQLPPAELPQPDLPEQIPDSIAPVPDFSAFVAQSEPETANAVRYATLNSRFVASVIDGIILLIVEVVLKFTGVPSLVSFVASALYFTLFDSSDKMATPGKMLLKIQVIGATGGRLSFGRAFMRYFLIAAVFPLVYGTALFLSKAVHPLIVLPVAIAGIVVICMPGFTRYKQGLHDKMLNTFVVYK
- a CDS encoding histidine triad nucleotide-binding protein; this encodes MPDCIFCKIAAGQVQSRMVYETEDIVAFADLNPQAPTHILIIPVKHIAKLTAAEPAELELLGKLQLAAAAIAKQFGIKDFRLVTNNGRGAGQSVDHLHYHLLAGRRMNWPPG
- the rpsU gene encoding 30S ribosomal protein S21 → MVFIKVRDGESLEEALKRFKRECEKNGILKEIKRREFYQTPSVKRKLKSQEAQRKMRRAKRRRY
- the dnaG gene encoding DNA primase is translated as MAQNSQIETIRERVDIVDVIREYVPSLKKAGRTYKARCPFHNEKTPSFTVNQDKGMFYCFGCQSGGDVFAFVMKIENIPFNEAAEKLAKRAGIEWQQDSRTLGPEQKERLEIKKTLDFAAGFFHKTLLETAAAGPARDYLAKRGLTRETTGKFMLGYAPGTATALANAAKKAGYSAQQLHKAGLVSAAETGSRDYFRDRVIFPITDQRGDTVAFGGRVMGDGQPKYLNSPETAVFVKSRVLYGLNLAAQPIRRTGRAVLLEGYMDVIACHQHGADYTVAPLGTSLGEGHAALLKRYASEAVVLFDGDSAGIRAALRAGRILTAAGIYTKISLLPDGQDPDDYVRAHGKDGLEKLLARAVDVAAFHTQLALAEVKKPLSPVDKTRLADLLAETVAMQPDEIVRAEWLRDTAEKIGVSENLFAKRVREVKGGASAPEREGKTAAPEELPNPPAEERDLVRHLLRHPELIRLADERTEEEFSSRSAWAALAELRILLDDGVAQAALVTELAARRPELGKWLFSLAVEEFPASATPAREIAACAEMIKRAHLSRRYREITGRLLQLQKTGEQPPAELLREQFKLGVLLKSSRTTKE